From Coraliomargarita parva, one genomic window encodes:
- a CDS encoding glycoside hydrolase family 31 protein: MSSRQLKYTLSDGTTGLIETDSILEIPAGEVVAVDLASGGHWYGHGFNHVQHYPLEQGTVVNEAFAVNNIQAPIWMCSSGVALLAETKRVLDVHLNEGNDGSLRIACPGSGFRLVCKVAATLPQAQAKLMAHLGWPNLSPAADVFGDSFFCTWTQYPRCINQERILEMGRQIKARGYPCSTLIIDDRWESSFGELDFGPDFPHATEMIRELHELGLKVWLWVTPFVNTDSTGFEDLVSSNVLVPNKDGQGAALFRWWGGTAGLIDVTAAQGREWLQGKLKHLQEHYGVDGFKIDGGDFKYQPSPEIADWHDFAGESGYSDVLLAAFEELVPNLCESRAAWLSQGRSVIWRQGGKDSHWGTDNGLSAMVRLALHLSLMGYDLLIPDMVPGRVQTMNAEDPLPTDELMVRWTEVTAFMPFMQFSYFPWNYSPGTEITVRQYALLHKVLEGYLADQARGRTAPLVRPLWYDAPEDSECYTIADEFLLGSDILVAPVLKSGETARDILLPSGRWKDAWTGDALASGWHRGYAAPCPGIPVFVRAEREDLLRLLSTVLSMIDRGGIEPGRLTATHSAGLTRDLSVTG; this comes from the coding sequence ATGTCTTCCCGCCAATTGAAATATACCTTGTCGGATGGTACCACTGGTCTGATCGAAACGGATTCCATTCTGGAGATTCCCGCAGGAGAGGTTGTGGCGGTTGATTTGGCCAGTGGCGGGCACTGGTATGGCCATGGCTTTAACCATGTGCAGCACTATCCCCTGGAGCAGGGAACTGTCGTGAATGAGGCATTTGCGGTGAACAATATACAGGCGCCGATCTGGATGTGTTCGAGTGGTGTTGCACTGCTGGCGGAGACGAAGCGGGTGCTGGATGTACATCTGAACGAGGGAAACGACGGATCGCTTCGGATCGCCTGCCCCGGTTCGGGGTTTCGGCTCGTCTGCAAAGTGGCGGCCACTTTGCCGCAAGCTCAGGCCAAGCTGATGGCTCATCTCGGCTGGCCGAACCTGTCTCCGGCGGCAGATGTCTTTGGTGACAGTTTCTTTTGCACCTGGACCCAGTATCCACGCTGTATCAATCAGGAGCGTATCCTCGAGATGGGACGTCAAATCAAAGCACGGGGCTACCCCTGCTCGACTTTAATTATCGATGACCGTTGGGAGTCTTCGTTTGGCGAACTTGATTTTGGTCCTGATTTCCCTCACGCAACTGAAATGATTCGTGAACTTCACGAATTGGGCTTGAAGGTCTGGCTGTGGGTGACGCCTTTCGTGAACACGGATTCAACAGGTTTTGAAGACTTGGTGAGTTCCAACGTGCTGGTTCCGAACAAAGATGGCCAAGGGGCTGCGCTGTTCAGGTGGTGGGGAGGCACGGCCGGTTTGATTGATGTGACTGCAGCTCAGGGACGTGAGTGGTTGCAAGGCAAACTCAAACATTTGCAGGAACACTACGGTGTGGACGGCTTCAAGATTGACGGGGGCGATTTCAAATACCAGCCCTCGCCGGAGATTGCCGACTGGCATGACTTTGCCGGCGAGTCCGGCTATTCGGATGTACTGTTGGCGGCTTTCGAGGAATTGGTGCCGAATCTCTGCGAGTCCCGCGCGGCTTGGCTGTCGCAGGGCCGTTCGGTCATTTGGCGTCAGGGAGGAAAGGATTCTCACTGGGGGACGGACAACGGTTTGTCGGCGATGGTCCGGTTGGCTCTGCATCTGAGCCTGATGGGCTATGACCTGCTGATTCCAGATATGGTACCGGGGCGGGTGCAAACCATGAATGCGGAGGATCCCTTGCCGACGGATGAACTGATGGTCCGTTGGACCGAGGTGACCGCCTTCATGCCCTTCATGCAGTTTTCCTATTTTCCCTGGAACTACAGCCCGGGCACTGAAATCACTGTCCGGCAATACGCCTTGCTGCACAAGGTATTGGAAGGCTATCTGGCGGATCAAGCGAGGGGCCGGACGGCACCCTTGGTCCGCCCCTTGTGGTATGATGCGCCGGAAGACTCAGAATGTTACACAATTGCCGATGAGTTTCTGCTGGGATCGGATATTCTCGTTGCCCCCGTGCTGAAGAGCGGCGAAACCGCCCGTGATATCCTTCTTCCAAGTGGTCGCTGGAAGGATGCATGGACCGGGGACGCGCTCGCGTCCGGCTGGCATCGCGGATATGCCGCACCATGCCCGGGAATACCGGTCTTTGTGCGTGCTGAACGTGAGGATCTGCTTCGTCTCCTGAGTACGGTCCTGTCCATGATTGACCGAGGTGGAATTGAGCCGGGACGGCTCACCGCAACGCATTCAGCCGGACTGACCCGTGATCTATCAGTAACCGGTTAG
- a CDS encoding FlgD immunoglobulin-like domain containing protein, which yields MPACSRLFNSFAAVLLVFLLALGGCTGDSSPRLGRQSATEDPESLEYLSVSSGASPEVAYALHDDSGDKLDVYIRVEAAGDDWPLPQVDLGLSAAHTVRLDSMEAKVKTEGAYQLFRFTVDPAELDPVNPQLPSLRMAFSVEWLNPLGEVAQKESFMLQGDLPPYAAIGSDPARWQAFSLEEYDRLVANLRQEIRVQWDQPIDGKATVVINDASGKRVRNLVTGATFSSGRQTAIWNGLDEQGNLVAPGEYQWQLVTHPGITPEYKMSYYSPGHPGWRDGPTSMWLGDHSAPEAAVSNGELIALGCALAESGNNIVIVDQEGNKLNDANISSRMGHGRIFLAMDSSRFYAFCEGSPAYTKIRKDETGKEYLYAELSLVAWDLKDGREHRYRNGRETFKVVREYKLDPESPRGKKHAVVHNLRGCVYLNGVLYLSLHDENRILMLDPESGEELGALSLRAPGAVATDGRRLLVYTGGNLALYETPGVGAVPRALFTPDLSAARVDQDADTVGAALALSPEGFIYAADDGVDQNIKVYDLSGTRIRQIGQAGGGSEEGEWIADAVRLPKGLALDGTGQLWVAENHARPKRISVWDAAAGSLKKELFGPSRYGASGAGFDTANMKEWLGGAASWNINIDTGEVAIESVLFSGDKPGMPADRFYPFSAWFLHKDDRTFIVSKDSVMRLYEVMPDNRAKLWAMFGSLHAYEAEFPRWWVPEVFTRHPQLKEILKDFTEPVGSYGNFRNGPAASKDGRELSVMWIDRNGDDVAQVEELQVAGDAGHTMRGSIWGYHFEDTLDWKLWVSLTDGESGIGDLKFKGWLPSGAPDWDWGAAVMGATPVPDAKIERGPQAYLQDRFGRMLINSHPMLGINAEHEVEWTLPNDWNGVHGSQKAPLPVSGVMQGSLSYLGCAPLDEVSDVTVINGNHGRFYVLTTDGIYLDEMFQDVRLSREASAYRIGGEPFGGYFGRDKESGRYILQSGHSDYRIFEIHGLDQVRRQTGQLLVRPEQITAAQKVLEQASVDEKQTRSVMIRTKSDSEPARIAEWGDAGKPFPYVNVTAYREAETLVLRYEVNDPSPWTNQGKDRNLLFKTGDVVVFEFSTDSDARPNRTVPVPGDKKLMIAPYEDGSIALLYDYKVPGVENPVPFNSPWRTAFVDRVDVLEAAAIDVKKNRRGYVLSARIPLSVLGLPPVGSDLELKGDFGVIYGDDKGQINVLRSHWSNQSTGLVNDVPGEIMINPGLWGNFEWK from the coding sequence ATGCCAGCCTGTTCCCGTCTCTTCAATTCCTTTGCCGCAGTACTCCTGGTCTTCCTGTTGGCCTTGGGCGGCTGTACCGGGGATTCTTCCCCGCGACTCGGACGACAGTCGGCGACGGAAGATCCTGAATCGCTGGAGTATCTGAGTGTTTCAAGCGGAGCTTCGCCGGAAGTTGCCTACGCGCTGCATGATGACTCCGGGGACAAGCTGGATGTTTACATCCGGGTCGAAGCTGCAGGCGATGATTGGCCGTTGCCACAGGTCGACTTGGGTCTTTCGGCGGCACACACAGTACGCCTCGATAGCATGGAAGCAAAGGTCAAGACCGAGGGAGCGTATCAGCTTTTCAGGTTCACTGTCGACCCGGCTGAATTGGATCCGGTGAATCCGCAGCTGCCTTCGCTGCGTATGGCTTTTTCGGTCGAGTGGTTGAATCCTCTGGGCGAAGTGGCTCAAAAAGAAAGCTTTATGCTGCAGGGGGATTTGCCTCCGTATGCGGCGATAGGATCCGATCCGGCCCGTTGGCAGGCTTTCAGCCTGGAAGAGTATGATCGCTTGGTTGCGAATCTGCGGCAAGAGATACGTGTGCAGTGGGATCAGCCGATCGACGGCAAGGCGACGGTGGTGATTAACGACGCTTCGGGCAAGCGGGTGCGTAATCTCGTTACTGGCGCCACTTTTTCTTCCGGGCGGCAGACTGCCATCTGGAATGGTTTGGATGAACAGGGGAATCTGGTGGCTCCGGGGGAATACCAGTGGCAATTGGTGACCCATCCGGGCATCACGCCGGAGTACAAAATGTCTTATTACAGTCCCGGGCATCCGGGGTGGCGGGATGGCCCGACGAGCATGTGGCTGGGGGATCACTCCGCCCCGGAAGCGGCGGTGTCCAATGGTGAGCTGATTGCCTTGGGATGTGCCTTGGCCGAGTCCGGCAATAATATCGTGATCGTGGACCAGGAGGGCAATAAGCTGAACGATGCGAATATTTCCTCCCGTATGGGGCACGGGAGGATCTTTTTGGCAATGGATTCAAGCCGGTTCTATGCCTTTTGTGAGGGCTCGCCCGCCTACACCAAAATACGTAAGGATGAAACCGGGAAGGAATACCTCTATGCCGAATTAAGCTTGGTCGCCTGGGACCTGAAAGACGGTCGCGAGCATCGTTACCGCAATGGCCGAGAGACCTTCAAGGTCGTACGCGAGTACAAGCTCGACCCGGAGTCTCCGCGGGGGAAAAAGCATGCGGTTGTCCATAATCTCAGGGGCTGTGTCTACTTGAATGGTGTGCTCTACCTTTCGCTCCATGATGAGAACCGGATCCTCATGCTGGATCCCGAGTCGGGCGAAGAGTTGGGGGCGCTGTCACTTCGGGCTCCGGGGGCCGTGGCCACGGATGGACGGCGCTTACTGGTCTACACGGGAGGCAATCTCGCGCTCTATGAAACGCCTGGGGTGGGCGCGGTGCCTCGTGCGCTGTTCACTCCGGATCTCAGTGCCGCCCGCGTGGATCAGGATGCGGATACGGTGGGTGCCGCGCTCGCATTAAGTCCGGAGGGCTTCATCTATGCGGCCGACGATGGGGTGGACCAGAATATCAAAGTGTATGATTTAAGTGGCACGCGCATCCGGCAGATCGGCCAAGCCGGTGGTGGTTCCGAAGAGGGCGAATGGATTGCCGATGCGGTTCGTCTGCCGAAGGGCTTGGCGCTGGATGGGACCGGACAATTGTGGGTCGCGGAAAATCATGCGCGGCCGAAACGGATCAGTGTCTGGGATGCCGCGGCTGGATCCTTGAAAAAGGAACTCTTCGGTCCTTCACGTTACGGTGCCTCCGGTGCGGGCTTCGATACGGCCAATATGAAGGAGTGGCTGGGGGGGGCTGCGTCATGGAACATCAATATCGATACGGGAGAGGTTGCCATCGAGTCGGTGCTTTTTTCCGGGGACAAGCCAGGGATGCCTGCGGATCGCTTTTACCCCTTCAGTGCATGGTTTCTGCACAAGGACGATCGTACCTTCATCGTTTCCAAGGATTCCGTGATGCGCCTGTACGAAGTCATGCCGGACAATCGGGCGAAATTATGGGCCATGTTTGGCAGCTTGCATGCCTACGAGGCGGAGTTTCCCCGCTGGTGGGTGCCGGAAGTGTTTACACGCCATCCCCAGCTGAAGGAAATCCTGAAAGACTTTACCGAGCCGGTTGGCAGCTACGGCAACTTCCGGAATGGGCCTGCGGCATCGAAGGACGGCCGTGAGCTCTCCGTCATGTGGATCGACCGGAATGGTGATGATGTTGCCCAGGTCGAGGAATTACAGGTTGCCGGAGATGCCGGCCATACGATGCGCGGCAGTATCTGGGGCTATCATTTTGAAGATACCTTGGATTGGAAGCTCTGGGTTTCACTGACCGACGGGGAATCCGGCATCGGTGATCTGAAATTCAAAGGTTGGCTGCCATCGGGGGCTCCGGATTGGGATTGGGGCGCCGCGGTGATGGGCGCAACGCCTGTTCCGGATGCCAAGATAGAACGGGGCCCACAAGCTTACCTCCAAGACCGCTTTGGGCGCATGCTGATTAACAGCCATCCGATGCTGGGCATCAATGCCGAACACGAGGTCGAATGGACATTGCCAAACGACTGGAACGGCGTGCATGGCTCCCAGAAGGCACCACTTCCGGTGTCGGGTGTGATGCAGGGATCGCTTTCCTATCTCGGCTGTGCGCCGCTGGACGAAGTGAGTGATGTCACTGTGATCAATGGGAACCACGGCCGCTTCTATGTCCTTACGACTGACGGGATCTATTTGGATGAGATGTTCCAGGATGTGCGCCTGTCCCGTGAGGCAAGTGCCTATCGGATCGGAGGTGAACCCTTTGGTGGCTACTTCGGTCGGGATAAAGAATCGGGACGCTACATCCTTCAGTCCGGACATTCGGATTACCGTATCTTTGAGATTCACGGACTGGATCAGGTCCGGCGACAAACGGGGCAATTGCTTGTGCGTCCGGAGCAAATCACCGCAGCTCAGAAGGTGCTGGAACAGGCAAGTGTCGACGAGAAGCAAACGCGTTCGGTGATGATTCGTACGAAGTCAGATTCGGAACCCGCAAGGATTGCCGAGTGGGGGGATGCCGGTAAGCCCTTTCCTTATGTCAATGTGACTGCCTACCGCGAAGCCGAGACCTTGGTCCTCAGATACGAGGTCAACGATCCCTCGCCGTGGACGAACCAGGGGAAAGACCGAAATCTCTTGTTTAAGACCGGGGATGTCGTCGTCTTCGAGTTCTCCACCGATTCCGATGCGCGGCCGAATCGCACCGTGCCGGTTCCGGGAGACAAGAAGCTGATGATCGCCCCGTACGAGGATGGCTCCATCGCCTTGCTTTACGATTACAAGGTACCGGGCGTTGAAAACCCGGTGCCTTTTAACAGTCCGTGGCGAACCGCATTTGTCGACCGGGTGGATGTACTTGAAGCGGCGGCCATCGATGTGAAGAAGAACCGCCGCGGTTATGTGCTGTCCGCCCGCATCCCGCTTTCCGTGCTGGGCTTGCCCCCCGTTGGGTCTGATTTGGAATTGAAGGGCGATTTTGGTGTGATTTATGGCGACGACAAAGGCCAGATCAATGTCTTGCGCAGCCATTGGAGCAATCAATCAACCGGTTTGGTCAATGATGTGCCGGGTGAGATTATGATAAATCCGGGCCTTTGGGGGAACTTCGAGTGGAAGTAA
- a CDS encoding pentapeptide repeat-containing protein: MNRTPFLPRNRLLSLAILTVSNLSALTTIDVDTIYTGQDFSGESLSAAASDLGSTHFFGGSGASNLSNTSWSGSGATVTPHFSNLDNQNFRLVNFTGANWSGVHFTSTSGLQVFQQTKFTNANFSGASFTLTTGLEMFKQADFSGADFSGAMIDVGSTTDFLKNATFSSSTNFSGATIYAGDSVSSGSLPSLSGANFSGATLRIDLEGTDLSGVNFQNASFIKTDGIGSVIRNSVANLTDFRGTDFTGVNFSNWIESLTWDEGMAPLYDDNTIFTTQSGTFDPVAAGWTYSPVPEPAAFALMGGALAFAGVMLRRRLHA; encoded by the coding sequence ATGAATCGTACCCCATTCTTACCCCGGAATCGTCTACTTTCGCTTGCCATTCTAACTGTATCGAATCTCTCAGCCCTGACCACCATCGATGTGGATACAATCTATACGGGACAGGACTTTTCCGGTGAAAGTTTGTCGGCGGCGGCTTCTGATTTGGGCAGCACTCACTTTTTTGGTGGCAGCGGTGCCAGCAATTTGAGCAACACATCATGGTCCGGCTCTGGTGCGACGGTAACGCCTCATTTCAGCAATTTGGATAATCAGAACTTTCGCTTGGTTAATTTTACCGGTGCGAATTGGAGTGGTGTTCACTTTACCAGTACATCCGGCCTTCAGGTGTTCCAGCAAACCAAGTTTACAAATGCCAACTTCAGCGGTGCCAGTTTTACGCTTACAACTGGACTGGAAATGTTTAAGCAGGCCGACTTTTCCGGGGCCGATTTCTCGGGGGCGATGATCGATGTCGGTTCCACCACCGATTTCCTAAAGAACGCGACATTCAGTAGCAGTACCAATTTTTCCGGGGCGACGATCTATGCCGGTGACAGTGTTTCATCCGGGAGCCTGCCGAGCTTGTCGGGCGCGAATTTTTCCGGCGCAACGCTGCGAATCGACCTGGAAGGCACTGACCTGTCCGGGGTGAATTTCCAAAATGCGAGTTTTATCAAGACCGATGGCATCGGTTCGGTGATTCGTAATTCGGTGGCGAATCTCACTGATTTCCGTGGTACCGATTTTACCGGTGTCAATTTCTCGAATTGGATCGAGAGTTTGACTTGGGATGAGGGCATGGCGCCCCTCTACGATGACAATACCATCTTTACCACCCAGAGCGGGACTTTTGACCCTGTGGCTGCTGGCTGGACTTATTCCCCGGTTCCCGAGCCGGCTGCTTTTGCCCTGATGGGTGGGGCTCTAGCGTTTGCGGGCGTGATGCTTCGCCGCCGTCTTCATGCTTAA
- a CDS encoding LacI family DNA-binding transcriptional regulator, whose translation MSAAKTVTMQQIADAAGVSKMTVSRALKDHPHLADATKQRIRKIAEDMGYAPHPYISALMSHRARTSTTENRIPLAIFHFAAEASTRRHLYFQGIEAQAHKLGYKPELFHYAPEKISPDRLRKILISRGIRGIILMPAIRSFEKLDFNFDGFAAIAMGHTIASPPLPRVGSDVQAGVFLALEKLLEKGYKRIGLINTETVDRMSRYMYVAALTAFKNYSPRKMYLCNWSIPQVGSDISPTSIRQWVERKQLDAVISSSFDMDLYLLLKTAGFRIPESLGYVHLMRHPDEAVTRVNQPEQLMGIKAVNQVTAAINQNDFSTTQSPYLIGLAPEWHEGRTLRSDADTLKAR comes from the coding sequence ATGAGCGCCGCCAAAACAGTCACCATGCAGCAAATCGCGGATGCAGCCGGGGTCTCCAAGATGACGGTATCCCGAGCGCTGAAAGACCATCCACACCTCGCAGATGCCACGAAGCAGCGGATCCGGAAGATCGCCGAAGACATGGGCTATGCGCCCCACCCCTACATCAGTGCGCTCATGAGCCATCGAGCCCGCACATCCACGACAGAAAACCGAATTCCCTTGGCAATCTTCCATTTCGCCGCTGAAGCGAGCACCCGCCGTCATCTTTACTTCCAAGGCATCGAAGCACAGGCCCATAAACTCGGCTACAAGCCGGAGCTTTTTCATTATGCTCCGGAAAAAATCAGCCCGGATCGATTGCGTAAAATTCTAATATCAAGAGGCATCCGTGGTATCATACTCATGCCGGCCATACGCAGCTTTGAAAAACTGGATTTCAACTTCGACGGTTTTGCCGCGATTGCAATGGGCCATACCATCGCGTCGCCCCCACTCCCCCGAGTCGGCAGTGATGTCCAGGCAGGTGTCTTTCTAGCTTTGGAAAAGTTGCTGGAGAAAGGCTACAAGCGCATTGGCCTCATCAATACGGAAACCGTCGACCGGATGTCCCGCTACATGTATGTCGCTGCCCTGACCGCCTTCAAAAACTACAGCCCACGCAAGATGTATCTGTGCAATTGGAGCATACCGCAAGTGGGATCGGACATATCCCCCACATCGATTCGTCAATGGGTGGAACGCAAACAACTCGATGCGGTGATTAGCTCCAGCTTCGATATGGATCTGTATCTCTTGCTAAAGACGGCCGGATTTAGAATCCCGGAATCACTTGGCTATGTTCATCTCATGCGACATCCAGATGAAGCGGTCACCCGAGTGAACCAACCGGAGCAACTGATGGGGATCAAAGCGGTCAACCAAGTAACCGCGGCGATCAACCAAAACGACTTTAGCACAACGCAGTCTCCTTACCTGATCGGGCTCGCCCCGGAATGGCATGAGGGGCGGACGCTGCGATCCGACGCTGATACCCTTAAGGCGCGCTAG
- a CDS encoding PEP-CTERM sorting domain-containing protein translates to MKNLTHALLFSGLTLSVAQAEVIYSDNFDGAATSLNGVAPDVRPGSETWTSSNLNADGSIASVSTTSWLPYAFQNGMIYSATLASDIAYQASSTTPVYFGFTENDPFNSGNIMGSTQNTYGILAIYRGGGAIFEAGPNNDATDLTLAANNELFSSSQDNYEITLVLDTTAANWTLAAYAGGDSISGTQLDLNGAAAGLLYDFGGAMSFTGIGMGYHSATFVAENFVLATIPEPGTYALLGGFLAFAAVMLRRRLA, encoded by the coding sequence ATGAAAAACCTGACCCATGCCCTTTTATTTTCCGGCCTCACGCTGAGTGTTGCACAGGCCGAAGTGATCTACTCGGACAATTTTGATGGTGCTGCGACCTCACTGAATGGCGTCGCCCCCGATGTGCGTCCCGGTAGTGAAACCTGGACTTCTTCGAACCTGAATGCCGATGGTTCGATCGCTTCTGTCAGCACGACATCCTGGCTGCCTTATGCTTTCCAGAATGGCATGATCTACTCCGCCACGCTGGCCAGCGATATCGCCTATCAAGCGAGTAGTACCACTCCTGTCTATTTTGGCTTTACGGAGAATGATCCCTTCAATTCAGGAAATATAATGGGAAGCACGCAAAACACTTACGGTATTCTTGCCATCTATCGTGGCGGTGGTGCGATCTTCGAAGCAGGTCCGAATAACGATGCCACTGATCTGACTCTTGCGGCAAATAATGAACTTTTTTCCAGCAGCCAGGATAACTACGAGATCACTCTGGTTCTGGACACCACTGCGGCCAACTGGACGCTGGCAGCGTATGCGGGGGGCGATTCCATTTCGGGGACCCAACTGGATCTGAATGGTGCGGCAGCTGGATTGCTCTACGACTTTGGTGGCGCGATGTCCTTTACCGGTATTGGTATGGGCTATCATTCCGCAACCTTTGTTGCTGAAAATTTCGTATTGGCTACGATTCCTGAGCCGGGTACTTATGCCTTGCTTGGAGGCTTTCTGGCCTTTGCTGCCGTGATGCTGCGTCGCCGACTGGCCTAA
- a CDS encoding sialate O-acetylesterase, producing the protein MKEDLRILFGFLALILLTLTSVQAGVFYSDDFNGPAAPANLDAFAPDVRPSNEQWQSASNIYADGSCATGHASAWLPIECEDDQVYTVTLHMDVVYASGSATPGGGLALTTADTYNTGRPNNLETRGFLEFGRSGSWAFYDMGAEPAIASGGNNSLFTESQTDYEVRLVLTTSSTESWKLDAYLGGVQMDLAPSDAESLSYTYSSPPVLTGAGLYIVSGTCSLVDFELQAPVDSESVEVTSRVVDVFLLAGQSNMSGRVTTDYIHDSRDDECLFYYRTDGPASSDVDSGGAFTTVQPLASGYYGPEISLSRELVDKGYRVAIIKVSDGGTSLDVDWNTTSCGTWWKHWRSEVACALEGLETMGYVIRVRGGCWLQGETDAANATRAANYENNFSTFLADLNSQLTDWGYDTSDMLTVCALIRTASGTYAGTVRTAQQTVIEGQGNATWFDTDDLSMQGDNLHYDAAGIATLGERFAAAFPGVEDFDAWTSGNGLSGDDALPTADADGNGLDNLTEYALGIDHGGTLEEPVAEVLETVLSVTAPLLRQDIAYLPEWSENLVQWFSDGLTVERSLNEVVAQKSRIGYERLFMRLSMELE; encoded by the coding sequence ATGAAAGAAGATCTACGTATTCTGTTTGGGTTTTTAGCGCTGATACTCCTGACGCTTACATCCGTGCAAGCGGGTGTCTTCTACTCGGACGATTTCAATGGTCCGGCCGCGCCGGCGAATCTCGATGCCTTTGCCCCGGATGTTCGTCCATCCAACGAACAGTGGCAGTCGGCATCGAATATCTATGCAGATGGTTCCTGTGCGACCGGGCATGCCTCGGCCTGGTTGCCGATCGAATGTGAGGACGATCAAGTCTATACGGTTACACTTCACATGGATGTGGTCTATGCCTCGGGGAGTGCCACGCCGGGAGGTGGTCTTGCTTTGACCACTGCCGATACCTATAACACCGGACGACCGAACAATCTGGAGACCCGTGGATTTTTGGAGTTCGGGCGAAGCGGCAGCTGGGCCTTCTATGATATGGGGGCAGAGCCGGCGATTGCCAGTGGAGGCAACAACAGCCTCTTTACCGAAAGCCAAACGGACTATGAGGTACGACTCGTGCTGACCACCAGCAGTACGGAGTCATGGAAACTCGATGCCTACCTTGGCGGTGTGCAAATGGATTTGGCCCCTTCGGACGCTGAAAGCCTGTCCTATACGTACAGTTCGCCTCCAGTTCTGACGGGAGCCGGACTGTATATTGTCTCGGGTACCTGTTCACTGGTAGACTTTGAACTGCAAGCTCCGGTGGATTCGGAGTCCGTAGAAGTGACGAGCCGGGTCGTGGATGTCTTCCTGCTTGCCGGGCAAAGCAACATGTCCGGTCGAGTCACCACGGATTACATCCATGATTCTCGGGACGACGAGTGCTTGTTCTACTATCGTACGGATGGGCCGGCTTCCAGCGACGTGGATTCCGGGGGCGCCTTCACCACAGTGCAGCCTCTGGCATCGGGATATTATGGACCGGAAATTAGCCTTTCGCGCGAGTTGGTGGATAAGGGCTATCGAGTGGCGATTATCAAGGTCAGTGATGGGGGTACCTCACTGGATGTCGATTGGAATACGACCTCCTGTGGAACCTGGTGGAAGCACTGGCGGAGCGAAGTTGCCTGTGCCTTGGAAGGACTGGAAACCATGGGCTATGTTATCCGTGTACGGGGGGGCTGCTGGCTGCAGGGGGAGACGGATGCGGCGAATGCGACGCGTGCGGCGAATTACGAGAATAATTTCTCCACCTTCCTCGCCGATCTGAATTCCCAACTGACGGATTGGGGCTACGACACTTCAGACATGCTAACGGTCTGCGCCTTGATTCGCACGGCCAGCGGGACTTATGCCGGTACGGTGCGCACTGCGCAGCAAACCGTGATCGAGGGGCAGGGAAATGCGACTTGGTTCGATACGGATGACCTCAGTATGCAGGGAGACAACCTGCATTACGATGCGGCAGGGATTGCGACGCTTGGCGAGCGCTTTGCCGCGGCTTTTCCGGGCGTCGAAGATTTCGATGCCTGGACGAGCGGCAACGGCCTCAGTGGAGATGACGCCTTGCCGACAGCAGATGCGGATGGCAATGGACTGGATAACTTGACCGAATATGCCCTTGGCATCGACCATGGAGGTACCTTGGAAGAGCCGGTTGCCGAAGTTCTGGAAACGGTTCTTTCTGTGACTGCACCGCTCCTACGTCAGGACATCGCCTATCTCCCGGAGTGGTCGGAGAATTTAGTGCAGTGGTTCAGCGATGGCCTGACCGTCGAACGGAGTCTGAATGAAGTCGTCGCCCAGAAGTCCCGCATCGGGTACGAGCGTTTGTTTATGCGGCTTTCGATGGAGTTGGAGTAA